A single genomic interval of Pseudomonadota bacterium harbors:
- a CDS encoding ATP-binding protein yields the protein MSWITQELKEEIQKRGEASTSNFAYDSYYGLLTEDSVILNELIAGRMRQPDVDYVVITNHKGKVLAASDEELVGKILTDSLSQKANQTTSSLIQPYFMVSNSKEIKGYDFSTVVLVRSMEDSDFPEDDGLNDSMGQSEQEPLENLGVVRMGFSLDYIKHRKKLLIMQSSLVSIIIIIITIFVAYSLIKPKVATVVYISSIANKIADSNGEDMESVYIEKSKLRENDNDEISILGKSFESMLTQLKSYHKYMNEHTKKVEEASRAKGNFLANMSHELRTPLNAIMGYCELLQEDLLDEGVKTGQGDLKKIHSSAKHLSNVINDVLDLSRIESGKMDLTLEDSYIAPIISNVENICIVGAEKNNNKLVINVSDEIEMVFCEPTKLTQCLVNLVNNACKFTSDGTIELSVYIDTFNDKEVFKFTVSDTGIGIKEEHLTSIFESFSQGDGSITRKYGGTGLGLAVSRKFARIMGGDLTAESEYGKGSTFTLWLPMNT from the coding sequence ATGAGTTGGATTACACAAGAGTTAAAGGAAGAGATTCAAAAAAGAGGTGAGGCCAGCACATCAAACTTTGCATATGATAGTTATTACGGTTTATTAACTGAGGACTCTGTAATATTAAATGAACTTATTGCGGGGCGTATGAGGCAACCGGATGTTGATTATGTAGTTATAACAAACCACAAAGGAAAAGTATTGGCTGCCAGTGATGAAGAACTTGTTGGAAAAATTCTAACAGACTCTCTGTCCCAAAAGGCTAATCAAACAACTTCATCTTTAATACAGCCATATTTTATGGTCTCTAATTCAAAGGAAATTAAGGGCTATGATTTTTCTACAGTAGTTCTGGTAAGAAGCATGGAAGACTCTGATTTTCCTGAAGATGATGGTTTAAACGATAGTATGGGACAATCTGAACAAGAACCATTGGAGAATCTAGGTGTTGTTAGAATGGGCTTCTCGCTTGATTATATAAAGCATCGCAAAAAGTTGTTAATAATGCAAAGCTCTCTAGTTTCTATAATAATCATTATAATTACTATATTTGTTGCATATTCATTAATAAAACCCAAGGTGGCTACCGTTGTTTATATTTCATCAATTGCAAATAAAATTGCCGATTCTAACGGTGAGGATATGGAATCTGTGTACATTGAAAAATCTAAATTAAGAGAAAATGACAATGATGAGATAAGTATATTAGGAAAGAGTTTTGAGTCGATGTTGACCCAATTAAAATCATACCACAAATATATGAATGAACATACTAAGAAGGTAGAGGAAGCAAGTCGTGCTAAAGGTAATTTCCTTGCTAATATGAGCCATGAGCTTAGAACTCCGTTAAATGCTATCATGGGCTATTGTGAGCTTTTACAGGAAGATCTTTTGGATGAAGGGGTAAAAACAGGGCAGGGTGATTTGAAAAAGATACACTCCTCTGCTAAACATCTGTCTAATGTTATAAATGACGTGTTAGACCTATCAAGGATAGAATCCGGCAAAATGGACCTTACTTTGGAAGACTCATATATTGCTCCGATTATAAGCAATGTTGAGAATATTTGCATAGTTGGTGCCGAGAAGAATAATAACAAGCTTGTAATAAATGTGTCTGATGAAATTGAAATGGTTTTTTGTGAGCCTACAAAATTGACCCAGTGTTTAGTTAATCTTGTAAATAATGCTTGTAAATTCACGTCTGACGGAACTATTGAACTATCAGTTTATATTGATACCTTTAATGATAAAGAGGTCTTTAAATTTACAGTTTCCGATACAGGTATAGGCATTAAGGAAGAACACTTAACTTCTATTTTTGAATCATTCTCTCAAGGAGACGGTTCAATAACGCGCAAATATGGAGGCACCGGACTAGGCCTTGCAGTATCACGTAAGTTTGCCAGAATAATGGGGGGAGATCTAACCGCAGAAAGCGAGTATGGTAAAGGAAGCACATTTACATTATGGCTACCTATGAATACTTAA
- a CDS encoding ABC transporter substrate binding protein: MLRYFKNIQIIVVVILGFSITIAEASGKNRIQIYIFNTKETPQSKQIVDGLNKGCGQSGAIHMYDMDGKLKKGKTLVDEIKSHIRNNPEHPKVIYSIGDPATSLVEQEGFEEKVFYSLVTPAIQTRIHKSNMHGISLRAPFINQFKQFRERVGNVQTIGIIHSEGYNNDIIAELHEAAKMVGIKLNLKMVSDNKDVPSALRESIKMNDAIMFIPDPVIINKDSYRFIIRIAIENNVPTLVYSEHLTKAGFLFALELDYHATGVLLGEKLCSASLSADMKSIVGFEPEKFVTFLNEKTLVLIGHKH, translated from the coding sequence ATGTTGCGATATTTTAAAAATATACAGATCATTGTTGTCGTTATATTAGGCTTCAGCATAACAATTGCTGAGGCAAGCGGTAAAAATCGTATACAGATATATATTTTCAATACAAAAGAAACTCCGCAAAGTAAGCAGATCGTAGACGGGCTAAATAAGGGGTGCGGTCAATCTGGTGCAATTCATATGTATGATATGGATGGAAAATTAAAAAAAGGTAAAACCTTAGTTGATGAAATAAAATCACATATTAGAAATAATCCGGAACACCCGAAAGTTATTTATTCTATTGGAGATCCCGCAACATCGTTGGTGGAACAAGAGGGTTTTGAAGAAAAGGTTTTTTACAGCTTGGTTACTCCTGCCATACAAACAAGAATTCATAAAAGCAATATGCATGGAATATCACTAAGAGCACCTTTTATTAACCAGTTTAAGCAATTTAGAGAACGTGTGGGAAATGTGCAGACAATAGGAATCATACATAGTGAAGGTTATAATAATGATATAATTGCGGAGTTACATGAAGCTGCAAAAATGGTCGGTATTAAACTAAATTTAAAGATGGTTTCAGATAATAAGGATGTACCAAGTGCTTTGAGGGAATCTATAAAAATGAATGACGCGATTATGTTTATTCCTGATCCCGTTATCATAAATAAGGACTCATACCGTTTCATTATTCGTATAGCTATAGAAAATAACGTGCCTACATTGGTTTATTCGGAACACCTTACTAAAGCTGGTTTCTTATTCGCACTTGAATTAGATTACCATGCAACGGGCGTTTTATTAGGGGAAAAACTGTGTAGTGCTTCTTTATCTGCAGATATGAAATCTATTGTAGGCTTTGAGCCGGAAAAATTTGTAACATTCTTAAATGAGAAAACGCTCGTTCTAATAGGCCATAAGCATTAA